Proteins from a genomic interval of Sphingobacterium lactis:
- a CDS encoding SusD/RagB family nutrient-binding outer membrane lipoprotein codes for MKRKFLNIIAGLLLIGISASCTKNFEEINVDPNNTPDPNTNLLISNAIRQIGTQNAGIAGWAKDLYPQYMAEIQYTNESRFQNRFYDFQPFYNAPLMDLQTVINLNSDETTVGAPYVVVGGTTANQLAVSRILKAFYFMHMTDRWGMIPYTEALQGKQKLDPKYDAQKDIYNDIFKELTEAEAQIDTKGKISGDILFNGDLNKWKKWANTLRMVAALHLSEVDPTLAKTQFAAAFAKGVLESNSDNVLFKYLLDANNQNPVYNNYLSRVDYAISEPFVKALEAISDPRLPVYAQPTVKTGKYVGMPYGLASPGDDLNKETVSLLGKKFIAQDYWLPITTFAQVQFMLAEGVVRGWITGDAAAYYKAGIEASMAQHGVTAPATYFTQPGVAYNAGDALKLIITQKWIANYQANGYESWTDWRRTGFPALNPGPAPLSVHRGIPLRQAYPNTESGLNGENYKAAVAAQGADDLNTRVWWDTK; via the coding sequence ATTTTTAAATATAATCGCAGGGCTACTCTTGATAGGTATCAGTGCTTCTTGTACAAAGAACTTTGAGGAAATCAACGTGGACCCGAATAATACGCCTGATCCGAACACGAACTTGCTGATCAGCAACGCCATTCGTCAGATCGGGACACAGAATGCCGGTATTGCAGGCTGGGCGAAAGACCTATATCCGCAGTATATGGCAGAGATCCAGTATACCAACGAGTCGAGATTCCAGAACAGATTCTATGATTTTCAGCCATTCTACAATGCGCCGCTTATGGACTTGCAGACGGTTATCAACCTGAACTCGGATGAAACCACCGTTGGTGCGCCTTATGTGGTAGTGGGTGGTACAACAGCCAATCAATTGGCCGTATCCCGGATCTTGAAGGCATTCTACTTCATGCACATGACCGACAGATGGGGAATGATCCCTTATACTGAGGCCTTACAGGGTAAGCAAAAATTGGATCCGAAGTACGATGCACAAAAGGATATCTATAACGATATCTTTAAGGAATTAACGGAAGCTGAAGCGCAGATAGATACGAAAGGTAAAATTTCCGGAGATATCCTATTCAATGGTGATCTGAACAAATGGAAGAAATGGGCCAATACACTACGTATGGTTGCTGCGCTTCACCTTTCCGAAGTTGACCCTACCTTGGCTAAAACGCAGTTTGCTGCAGCATTTGCCAAAGGGGTATTGGAAAGTAACAGCGACAATGTACTCTTCAAATACCTATTGGACGCTAACAACCAGAATCCGGTGTACAACAATTATTTAAGTCGTGTCGATTATGCAATCAGTGAGCCTTTCGTAAAAGCACTTGAAGCAATCAGCGATCCACGTCTTCCTGTATATGCACAACCTACCGTAAAGACAGGTAAATATGTGGGGATGCCTTATGGTCTTGCTTCACCTGGTGATGACCTGAACAAGGAAACTGTTTCCTTGTTGGGTAAGAAATTCATCGCTCAGGATTATTGGTTGCCGATTACAACTTTTGCTCAGGTACAATTTATGTTAGCTGAGGGTGTTGTGCGCGGATGGATCACTGGTGATGCCGCAGCTTACTACAAAGCGGGTATCGAAGCTTCCATGGCGCAACACGGTGTAACCGCGCCAGCAACTTACTTTACACAACCAGGTGTAGCTTACAATGCGGGTGACGCCTTGAAATTGATCATCACGCAGAAATGGATTGCCAACTACCAAGCGAATGGTTATGAAAGCTGGACAGATTGGAGAAGAACGGGATTCCCGGCATTGAATCCAGGCCCGGCGCCATTGTCGGTGCACAGAGGTATTCCTTTGCGTCAGGCTTATCCGAATACGGAGTCTGGCTTGAATGGTGAAAACTATAAAGCTGCCGTTGCTGCGCAAGGTGCAGATGATTTGAACACACGCGTTTGGTGGGATACGAAATAA